From one Salinibacterium hongtaonis genomic stretch:
- the rpsT gene encoding 30S ribosomal protein S20: protein MANIKSQMKRILTNKKATERNKAVKSELKTAVRATRTAIASGDKAAATTALQLASKKLDKAVSKGVIHQNQAANKKSAIAKKVAAL from the coding sequence TTGGCAAACATCAAGTCGCAGATGAAGCGCATCCTCACCAACAAGAAGGCGACGGAGCGCAACAAGGCTGTCAAGAGCGAGCTCAAGACCGCCGTTCGCGCAACCCGCACCGCCATCGCCTCGGGTGACAAGGCTGCTGCCACCACGGCACTCCAGCTGGCCTCCAAGAAGCTCGACAAGGCCGTGAGCAAGGGCGTCATCCACCAGAACCAGGCCGCCAACAAGAAGTCGGCGATCGCCAAGAAGGTTGCCGCTCTCTAA
- the holA gene encoding DNA polymerase III subunit delta, producing the protein MAGRPAGKSASKAPAKASAKVTIPQLPWSQARPAPVVLVSGTEGFLADRAIRALRDELKRNDPSLEVSDLEADGYSPGQLLTVASPSLFGEPRMIRVINVEKCTDAFITETLGYLESPADDTCLVLRHGGGVRGKKLLDAIRGGLGGGVEVVCTELKKEQDKVDFASAEFKKAGRRATPGAVRALVAAFSDDIAELASACQQLIADAAAEITEVTVENYYSGRVETSAFKVADVAIAGRQGEALVMLRHALASGADPVPIVAAFAMKIRTMAKVSGSRANASQLGLAPWQVDRARRDLQGWSDEGLGRCIETLAETDAAVKGAQRDPVFALERMVSVIASRGERRG; encoded by the coding sequence GTGGCAGGCAGGCCAGCAGGCAAATCGGCGTCCAAGGCGCCGGCGAAGGCATCGGCCAAAGTCACGATTCCGCAGCTCCCGTGGTCGCAGGCTAGGCCAGCGCCCGTGGTTCTCGTATCAGGCACAGAGGGCTTCCTCGCCGATCGTGCGATCCGAGCCCTCCGCGACGAACTCAAGCGCAACGACCCGAGCCTTGAGGTCAGCGACCTCGAGGCCGACGGTTATTCTCCGGGGCAGCTACTCACGGTGGCGAGCCCATCCCTTTTTGGTGAGCCTCGCATGATCCGGGTCATCAATGTCGAGAAGTGCACGGACGCATTCATCACCGAGACGCTGGGATATCTAGAGTCTCCGGCCGACGACACCTGCCTCGTGCTGCGCCACGGTGGTGGCGTCCGGGGCAAGAAGCTTCTTGACGCTATCCGGGGCGGCCTCGGTGGCGGGGTTGAGGTCGTGTGCACGGAGCTCAAAAAGGAGCAAGACAAGGTCGACTTCGCCTCGGCCGAGTTCAAAAAGGCTGGTCGCCGAGCGACTCCCGGCGCCGTCCGCGCGCTCGTGGCGGCGTTCTCGGACGACATCGCCGAGCTCGCTTCGGCCTGCCAGCAACTCATCGCGGATGCCGCAGCCGAAATCACCGAGGTCACGGTCGAGAACTACTACTCGGGCCGAGTTGAGACCTCGGCCTTCAAGGTGGCAGACGTTGCGATCGCCGGGCGTCAGGGCGAAGCGCTCGTGATGCTGCGGCACGCGCTGGCCTCGGGGGCAGATCCCGTTCCCATCGTCGCTGCCTTCGCTATGAAGATTCGAACCATGGCCAAAGTCTCCGGTTCCCGGGCCAACGCCTCTCAGCTGGGGCTTGCCCCGTGGCAGGTCGACCGAGCACGGCGCGACCTTCAGGGCTGGAGCGACGAAGGCCTAGGCCGGTGCATCGAGACTCTCGCGGAGACGGATGCGGCGGTCAAGGGTGCCCAGCGCGATCCCGTCTTCGCCCTTGAGCGCATGGTCAGCGTTATCGCCTCCCGCGGGGAGCGCCGGGGCTAG